Proteins encoded together in one Glandiceps talaboti chromosome 11, keGlaTala1.1, whole genome shotgun sequence window:
- the LOC144442062 gene encoding salivary C-type lectin 2-like, producing the protein MYGSPMYFPDRDGICYFQPSDSDCDCRVYYFFCEQNEEGRPYYDDASHFCLENYHGLARLQSEEQHNAVVGFITKNNLDDHSCITKHGFWIGMDDRDEEGDFVWLGDTVRDGLCEPGDYSNWAPGEPNNNIKRTDPGGQDCVQLWFRKGGLWDDEYCDVRPKGAVCEERYPHCNDVPDGIGEC; encoded by the exons ATGTATGGTTCACCGATGTACTTCCCAGATCGAGATG GAATCTGCTATTTCCAACCGAGTGACTCTGACTGTGACTGCAGGGTCTATTATTTCTTCTGTGAACAAAATGAAGAAGGTCGCCCTTACTATGATGACGCAAGCCACTTCTGCCTTGAAAACTATCATGGCCTTGCAAGATTACAAAGTGAGGAACAACACAATGCTGTCGTTGGTTTCATCACAAAGAATAATTTAGACGACCACTCATGTATTACCAAACACGGCTTCTGGATAGGTATGGATGATAGAGACGAGGAAGGTGATTTTGTGTGGCTGGGAGACACAGTTCGTGATGGACTGTGTGAGCCTGGAGACTACAGCAACTGGGCACCTGGCGAgccaaataataatattaaaagaACCGACCCAGGTGGACAGGATTGTGTTCAATTATG GTTCAGAAAAGGTGGATTATGGGATGACGAGTACTGTGACGTCAGACCAAAGGGCGCTGTGTGTGAGGAACGCT ATCCGCACTGCAATGATGTCCCAGACGGCATAGGTGAATGTTAG